In a single window of the Platichthys flesus chromosome 5, fPlaFle2.1, whole genome shotgun sequence genome:
- the hmx4 gene encoding H6 family homeobox 4 — protein sequence MNKVEAPCRPAGSLKFTIDNILNLKTSGRNCDSCHSAGHQEDSATALRKDGFQSHHEEHAVQQRQDPGSRLHESELRTDCSGATDSVITSRGDPGKAAEGRFESGDSSCDDSSSTTTATDAHKGGSPAKKSKVITKKKTRTIFSKRQIFQLESTFDMKRYLSSAERACLASSLQLTETQVKIWFQNRRNKLKRQISTEIDGPVSDYPETGKPMVVGQLPALYKESNLLGRCLLPMPLPVVYPGSSTPYLCFSNASKYFSLYDGDV from the exons ATGAACAAAGTGGAGGCACCATGTCGACCCGCAGGCTCTCTGAAATTCACCATTGACAACATCCTCAACCTGAAGACAAGCGGGAGGAACTGTGACAGCTGTCACTCTGCCGGGCATCAGGAAGACTCGGCCACGGCGCTGCGTAAAGACGGGTTCCAGAGTCACCACGAGGAGCACGCGGTCCAGCAGAGGCAGGACCCGGGCAGCAGGCTCCACGAAAGCG AGTTGAGGACAGACTGTAGCGGAGCGACAGACTCGGTCATCACCAGCCGCGGGGACCCGGGGAAGGCGGCGGAGGGGCGCTTCGAGAGCGGGGACAGCAGCTGCGACgacagcagctccaccaccacGGCCACGGACGCGCACAAGGGAGGCAGCCCGGCCAAGAAGAGCAAAGTGATAACGAAAAAGAAAACACGCACTATTTTTTCCAAGAGACAGATTTTCCAGTTGGAGTCTACCTTCGACATGAAACGCTATCTGAGCAGCGCAGAGCGCGCCTGCCTCGCCAGCTCTCTCCAGCTGACGGAGACGCAGGTGAAAATATGGTTTCAGAACCGCAGGAATAAGTTGAAACGGCAAATCTCCACCGAAATCGACGGACCCGTTAGCGATTACCCCGAGACTGGAAAGCCCATGGTGGTGGGACAGCTCCCGGCTTTGTACAAAGAGAGCAACTTGCTGGGGAGATGCCTGCTGCCCATGCCTCTGCCCGTGGTGTACCCGGGGAGTAGCACGCCTTACCTCTGCTTCTCAAACGCCAGCAAGTACTTCAGCCTGTACGACGGGGACGTATGA
- the hmx1 gene encoding homeobox protein HMX1 — translation MQEKLVETPTPTSSRASSFFIENLLGKERDGQERASDGSRWEAGAVEIVSVDRVLNSHPAPHGSSSKARSPYRESPLQWYRGGAASLNFRASDTPHSPSRDNTSPEDHCCSMTTSDRGSPAVSESITEGSDETEQKSGDSHLTDDNEDAPHAFGARPEQESDANSTRKKKTRTVFSRSQVFQLESTFDMKRYLSSSERGGLAASLHLTETQVKIWFQNRRNKWKRQLAADLEAVHIPNSTQRIVRVPILYHEGPTPNAALGFNLTGHPGSAHVAGFPSSFNYPLSSFAHSMSMLRSQMTGLV, via the exons atgcaggagaagctggtcgagacgcCGACCCCCACCTCATCGCGGGCGTCGTCCTTTTTCATCGAGAACCTACTTGGCAAGGAGCGGGACGGGCAGGAGCGGGCGTCGGACGGGAGTCGATGGGAAGCGGGAGCGGTGGAAATCGTCTCCGTTGACCGAGTCCTGAACTCTCATCCTGCGCCCCACGGCTCCAGCTCCAAGGCCCGGTCCCCGTACAGGGAGTCCCCGCTGCAGTGGTACCGCGGGGGGGCTGCATCCTTGAACTTCAGAGCGTCGGACACACCACACA GTCCATCAAGGGACAATACAAGTCCAGAGGACCACTGCTGCTCCATGACGACCAGTGACAGAGGTTCACCGGCCGTGTCCGAGTCCATAACCGAAGGCAGCGACGAGACCGAGCAGAAATCAGGGGACAGCCACCTGACAGACGACAACGAGGACGCGCCCCATGCCTTTGGCGCACGGCCGGAGCAGGAGTCCGACGCGAACTCCACTCGGAAGAAGAAGACCCGCACCGTGTTCAGCCGCAGTCAGGTCTTCCAGCTGGAGTCCACCTTCGACATGAAGCGGTACCTGAGCAGCTCGGAGAGAGGGGGGCTGGCGGCGTCTCTCCACCTGACAGAGACCCAGGTGAAGATCTGGTTTCAGAACCGGAGGAACAAATGGAAGAGGCAGCTGGCGGCGGACCTGGAGGCGGTTCACATCCCAAACTCCACGCAGAGGATTGTCCGGGTCCCCATTCTCTATCACGAGGGGCCCACACCCAATGCTGCTCTGGGCTTCAACCTGACCGGACATCCAGGCTCTGCACACGTCGCGGGCTTCCCCAGCTCCTTCAACTACCCTCTGTCCTCGTTTGCTCACTCCATGAGCATGCTGAGGTCGCAGATGACCGGCTTGGTGTAA